A DNA window from Desulfobaculum bizertense DSM 18034 contains the following coding sequences:
- a CDS encoding P-II family nitrogen regulator — protein MKLIIAYIRPERLNDVKQALFAKNIFSMTVTNVLGSGRQKGFHETYRGLPVEVNLLKKVRLEIGVNDEFEEAALDAISDGARTGAEGDGVIFVLDIARSLRVRTGETDIDAVAATRSSAENN, from the coding sequence ATGAAACTTATCATCGCCTACATTCGGCCAGAGCGCCTCAATGATGTAAAACAGGCCCTGTTTGCTAAAAATATCTTCAGCATGACTGTTACCAACGTCCTCGGCTCCGGCCGCCAGAAAGGTTTTCACGAAACCTATCGCGGACTCCCCGTCGAAGTGAACCTCCTCAAAAAGGTCCGCCTCGAAATCGGCGTTAACGACGAATTCGAAGAAGCCGCACTCGACGCTATCTCAGACGGCGCCCGCACCGGCGCCGAAGGCGACGGCGTTATCTTCGTCCTCGACATCGCACGCTCGCTTCGCGTTCGCACCGGTGAAACCGACATCGACGCCGTTGCCGCTACTCGATCTTCCGCTGAAAACAACTAA
- a CDS encoding ammonium transporter — protein sequence MSFKFYFSWSGALRLCLSALSIVAASPLLALAADDAPMLSQANANILWTLLAAILVMFMQAGFTLVETGFTRAKNAGNIIMKNLLDFSAGSVAFFLFGFALMFGNSIGGFIGLSGFALSDITPTSPDAMWTLTFWFFQSVFAATSATIVSGAVAERTKFNAYIIISLLVTGLIYPVFGHWAWGGLWGGSGGWLESLGFIDFAGSTVVHSVGGWVALAGAIAVGPRIGKYSDDGEAHAIPGHNLPLGALGVFILWFGWFGFNPGSTTTADGTIGYIAVNTSLGGAAGALGAMIFAWKKFGTPDTSMTLNGVLAGLVAVTAGCYEFSPLGSLVTGFLAGILVVISIVVIDTKLRIDDPVGAVSVHGVCGAFGTLMVGLLAAPGYGNAVGLLYGGGLSVLGIQAIGVLAAFAWAFGMGTIAFSFVKTFFGLRVHPVEEVKGLDAAEHGSEAYNGFQIFTTE from the coding sequence ATGTCTTTCAAATTTTACTTTTCCTGGTCAGGCGCCCTGAGACTCTGTCTCTCCGCCCTCAGCATCGTCGCCGCGTCGCCGCTGCTCGCTCTCGCAGCAGATGACGCCCCTATGCTCTCGCAGGCAAACGCTAACATCCTGTGGACCTTGCTCGCCGCTATCCTTGTTATGTTTATGCAGGCTGGATTTACGCTCGTCGAAACAGGCTTCACCCGCGCAAAAAACGCCGGGAACATCATCATGAAGAACCTGCTCGACTTCTCCGCTGGCTCCGTCGCCTTCTTCCTCTTTGGCTTTGCCCTCATGTTCGGCAACTCCATTGGCGGCTTCATCGGCTTGAGCGGCTTCGCCCTCAGCGACATCACTCCCACGTCCCCCGACGCCATGTGGACCCTCACCTTCTGGTTCTTCCAGAGTGTCTTTGCAGCGACCTCCGCCACCATCGTTTCTGGCGCCGTTGCTGAACGGACTAAATTTAACGCCTACATCATTATCAGCCTCCTCGTTACTGGTCTCATCTATCCCGTTTTCGGCCACTGGGCATGGGGCGGACTTTGGGGCGGCTCCGGCGGCTGGCTCGAATCCCTCGGATTCATCGACTTCGCAGGCTCCACCGTCGTTCACTCCGTTGGCGGATGGGTCGCCCTTGCTGGCGCTATCGCCGTCGGACCCCGCATCGGCAAATACTCCGATGACGGCGAAGCTCACGCCATCCCCGGCCACAATCTCCCCCTCGGCGCCCTCGGTGTCTTCATTCTCTGGTTTGGCTGGTTCGGCTTTAACCCCGGCTCCACCACAACCGCCGACGGAACCATTGGCTACATTGCCGTGAACACCTCCCTCGGTGGCGCTGCCGGCGCCCTTGGCGCCATGATCTTCGCCTGGAAAAAGTTCGGAACGCCCGACACATCCATGACGCTTAACGGCGTTCTCGCTGGCCTCGTCGCCGTCACTGCCGGATGTTACGAGTTCTCTCCCCTCGGCTCACTTGTCACTGGATTCCTCGCCGGTATCCTTGTCGTTATCTCCATCGTCGTCATCGACACCAAGCTTCGCATTGACGACCCCGTCGGCGCTGTCTCTGTCCATGGAGTCTGCGGCGCCTTCGGTACCCTCATGGTCGGTCTCCTTGCCGCCCCCGGGTATGGCAACGCCGTCGGGCTTCTCTACGGTGGCGGGCTCTCCGTCCTCGGCATTCAGGCTATCGGCGTTCTCGCTGCCTTCGCCTGGGCCTTCGGCATGGGCACCATCGCCTTCAGCTTTGTCAAAACCTTCTTCGGCCTGCGCGTCCACCCCGTCGAAGAGGTCAAAGGACTCGACGCCGCTGAACATGGCTCAGAAGCATACAACGGCTTCCAGATCTTCACGACTGAATAA